A single genomic interval of Camelina sativa cultivar DH55 chromosome 11, Cs, whole genome shotgun sequence harbors:
- the LOC104726694 gene encoding histone deacetylase 5-like: MAMAGESSGINYGDCDGKVERKVGLIYDETMCKHDTPDGEDHPECPDRIRVIWEMLQLAGVSQRCVVLGSSKAEDKHLQLVHTKDHVNLVKTLSTKQKDYRRNKIASQLNSIYLNGASSEAAYLAAGSVVKVAEKVAQGELDSGFAIVRPPGHHAETDEAMGFCLFNNVAVAASYLLNERPDLGVNKILIVDWDVHHGNGTQKMFWKDPRVLFFSVHRHEYGSFYPAGDDGDYDMVGEGLGEGFNINVPWDQGRCGDADYLAAWDHILIPVAREFNPDIILLSAGFDAAIGDPLGGCRVTPYGYSVMLKKLMEFAHGKIVMALEGGYNLDSIAKSSLACVQVLLEDKEIQASSEAYPFESTWRVIQAVRKRLCAYWPSLADELSWKLINQKVPTPIILISSSDSETEDDAQGLLDQMSKLSIENHQVDTARTSWRADLAKVDVWYASFGSNMWKPRFLCYIQGGQVDGMKKACVGSMDKSPPKEIVWKTFPHRLFFGRESSASWGVGGVGFANPLANHNDQIHMCLYRITLEQFNDVLCQENGLNVDTDLPVIDLAALQLAENKSAIIPEAVSNSWYGSVVCLGKECDIPILTMTCTLSVFEKFKSGEIPLRPPAKAYANTFIRGLVEGGRFSAEEAEAYIDKAASTPL, from the exons ATGGCCATGGCCGGAGAATCTTCCGGCATCAATTACGGAGATTGTGACGGTAAAGTCGAGCGAAAGGTGGGTCTTATTTACGACGAGACGATGTGTAAACACGACACACCTGACGGCGAGGATCACCCTGAGTGTCCCGATCGCATCAGAGTTATATGGGAGATGCTTCAGCTCGCCGGAGTTTCTCAAAG ATGTGTGGTTCTTGGTAGTAGCAAAGCAGAAGATAAGCATCTCCAATTGGTTCACACAAAGGACCATGTTAATTTAGTTAAGACTCTTAGCACAAAACAGAAAGATTATCGGAGAAACAAGATTGCTTCACAGTTGAATTCGATTTATCTCAACGGAGCTTCATCTGAAGCCGCATATCTTGCTGCTGGATCTGTTGTTAAG GTGGCAGAGAAAGTTGCACAAGGAGAGTTAGATTCTGGCTTTGCTATTGTCAGGCCTCCTGGACACCATGCCGAGACAGATGAAGCcatgggtttttgtttgttcaataaTGTTGCTGTTGCTGCTAGTTATTTGCTAAACGAAAGA CCGGATCTAGGCGTCAACAAAATTCTGATTGTTGATTGGGATGTCCATCACGGAAATGGTACACAGAAGATGTTCTGGAAAGATCCTCGTGTACTATTTTTCTCTGTTCATAG GCATGAGTATGGAAGTTTCTATCCAGCAGGGGATGATGGAGATTATGACATGGTTGGGGAAGGTCTAGGTGAAGGGTTTAACATAAACGTTCCATGGGATCAAGGTCGATGTGGAGATGCAGATTATCTTGCCGCATGGGACCATATCTTGATTCCTGTGGCGAGGGAATTTAACCCTGATATTATTTTGCTCTCAGCTGGATTTGATGCAG CTATTGGTGATCCCCTCGGAGGCTGTCGCGTGACACCATATGGATATTCAGTTATGTTGAAGAAG CTGATGGAGTTTGCACATGGAAAGATTGTGATGGCATTAGAGGGAGGGTACAATCTTGACTCAATTGCAAAGTCTTCACTTGCATGTGTCCAAGTTTTGCTTGAAGACAAAGAAATTCAAGCTTCTTCTGAAGCATACCCATTCGAGTCTACATGGCGTGTGATACAAGCG GTACGCAAAAGGCTATGCGCATATTGGCCTTCACTTGCAGATGAATTATCGTGGAAGCTGATTAATCAGAAAGTTCCTACTCCA ATTATCCTTATCTCAAGCTCCGACTCTGAAACTGAAGACGACGCCCAAGGACTCCTGGATCAGATGTCGAAACTCAGCATTGAAAACCACCAAGTAGATACTGCACGTACATCTTGGAGAGCTGATCTTGCAAAGGTTGACGTTTGGTATGCTTCTTTTGGATCCAACATGTGGAAACCAAGGTTTCTTTGCTATATTCAAGGGGGACAG GTCGATGGAATGAAAAAGGCATGTGTTGGTTCAATGGATAAAAGTCCACCAAAGGAAATAGTGTGGAAAACATTTCCACATAGATTGTTCTTTGGCCGTGAATCTTCAGCTAGCTGGGGTGTAGGCGGAGTTGGTTTCGCCAATCCCCTTGCTAATCACAATGATCAAATTCACATGTGTTTGTACAGAATCAC GCTTGAGCAGTTCAACGACGTTCTGTGTCAAGAAAATGGTTTGAATGTAGATACTGATTTGCCAGTCATTGATCTAGCTGCTCTGCAGTTAGCAGAGAACAAAAGCGCCATAATACCTGAAGCTGTTTCG AATAGTTGGTATGGATCTGTTGTCTGCTTGGGGAAAGAATGCGACATTCCTATACTTACAATGAC TTGCACGCTTTCTGTGTTTGAGAAGTTCAAATCCGGTGAGATCCCTCTAAGACCTCCTGCAAAAGCCTATGCCAACACTTTCATAAGGGGCCTTGTGGAAGGAGGAAGATTCTCTGCAGAAGAAGCTGAGGCTTACATTGACAAAGCGGCGTCTACACCTCTCTGA
- the LOC104726696 gene encoding histone deacetylase 18-like, with translation MRCQTSIGRVASFRVQSVLFLLLLDPLPSLTALRKIRLSHLSKITMAGESSGKDCDGKAAGKIQRKLGLVYDETMCKHDTPDGEVHVECPDRIRVIWEKLQLAGVTQRCMVLGGTKAEDKHLKLVHTKKHVNLVKNISTKQRDSRRDKIASQLDSIYMNRGSSEAAYLAAGSVVKVAEKVAEGELDSGFAIVRPPGHHAEADEAMGFCLFNNVAVAASYLLNQRPDLGIKKILIVDWDIHHGNGTQKMFWKDPHVLVFSVHRHDHGSFYPSGDDGDYNMVGEGPGEGFNINVPWEQGGCGDADYLAAWDHILIPVAKGFNPDFILVSAGVDAAINDPLGGCCVTPYGYSVMLKKLMEFAQGKIVLALEGGYNLESMAKSALACVQVLLEEKTTQWSSGAYPLESTWRVIQAVRKRLCAYWPSLADKLSSKLINQKTRTPVGNLSSCLPSSTVSGARAEGPNLTVLPSLESTSHLLPHSHLSVAKKRKAPASGSTLSYRFSEMEDVMVDKVLPSFHEELKGMEFEERIAFGKESSLKAILMFDHLAQENRELRYKCSAASDALMASNENLKNLSAERNSADALFRREVEELKSLLAARDGELEASRKELKAKKKELETKEKARLMLVRAREDDIRGLRAKIGSLVQERDEAVVKAEHLDKELQDDRLRNRVGNGSHESNEDMDSDKLEPMSQEFNEDTDSEDLQSLEDFKKTWERIRENWITSIKNLKQVGILATIASGITNQYQVYRRWERQGTLLGWELEVAAEKYHNLRAFLDKVGQSDVYPSVEVYEKSWNDVLASHRPPVVTREDASSPAVTVSTKRKNRKRVRRNDS, from the exons ATGAGGTGTCAGACTTCGATTGGTCGAGTTGCTAG ctTCAGAGTTcagagtgttttgtttttgctgctTCTTGACCCTCTACCTTCCCTCACTGCTCTTCGAAAAATTAGACTGTCACATCTATCTAAGATAACAATGGCCGGCGAATCTTCCGGCAAGGACTGCGACGGTAAAGCCGCCGGGAAAATCCAGCGAAAATTGGGTCTTGTTTACGACGAGACGATGTGCAAACACGACACACCAGACGGTGAGGTTCACGTAGAGTGTCCCGACCGCATCAGAGTTATCTGGGAAAAGCTTCAGCTCGCCGGAGTCACTCAAAG ATGTATGGTTCTTGGTGGTACCAAAGCGGAAGACAAGCATCTTAAATTGGTTCACACAAAGAAACATGTTAACTTAGTGAAGAATATTAgcacaaaacagagagattctCGGAGAGACAAGATTGCTTCACAGTTGGATTCGATATATATGAATAGAGGTTCATCTGAAGCCGCATATCTTGCTGCTGGATCTGTTGTTAAG GTGGCAGAGAAAGTTGCAGAAGGAGAGTTAGATTCTGGCTTTGCTATTGTCAGGCCCCCAGGACACCATGCTGAGGCAGATGAAGCCATGGGTTTTTGTCTATTCAACAATGTTGCCGTTGCTGCTAGTTATTTACTAAACCAAAGA CCGGATCTAGGTATCAAGAAAATTCTGATTGTTGATTGGGATATCCATCACGGAAATGGTACACAGAAGATGTTCTGGAAAGATCCCCACGTACTAGTATTCTCTGTTCATAG GCATGACCATGGAAGTTTTTATCCATCGGGTGATGATGGGGATTATAACATGGTTGGGGAAGGTCCAGGTGAAGGGTTTAACATAAACGTTCCATGGGAACAAGGTGGATGTGGAGATGCAGATTATCTTGCGGCATGGGACCATATCTTGATTCCTGTGGCGAAGGGATTTAATCCTGATTTCATTTTGGTTTCAGCTGGAGTTGATGCAG CTATCAATGATCCGCTCGGGGGTTGTTGTGTTACACCATATGGATATTCAGTTATGTTGAAGAAG CTGATGGAGTTTGCACAAGGAAAGATAGTGCTAGCGTTAGAGGGAGGGTACAATCTTGAGTCAATGGCAAAGTCTGCACTCGCATGTGTCCAAGTTTTGCTTGAAGAAAAAACAACTCAATGGTCTTCTGGAGCATATCCATTAGAATCTACATGGCGTGTTATACAAGCG GTACGCAAGCGACTATGTGCATATTGGCCTTCACTTGCAGATAAATTATCGTCGAAGCTGATTAATCAGAAAACTCGTACTCCAGTTGGGAACCTTTCTTCTTGTCTACCATCATCTACAGTTAGTGGCGCTAGGGCAGAAGGTCCTAACCTAACCGTGCTTCCCTCCTTAGAGAGCACCAGTCATCTTTTGCCCCACTCACATCTTTCTGTcgccaaaaaaagaaaggctCCCGCTTCTGGTTCGACCTTAAGCTATCGGTTCTCAGAGATGGAGGATGTTATGGTGGACAAGGTTCTCCCGTCTTTTCACGAAGAGCTGAAGGGTATGGAATTCGAGGAACGCATCGCTTTCGGCAAAGAAAGTTCCTTAAAG GCAATTTTGATGTTTGATCACCTTGCTCAAGAGAATAGGGAGTTGAGGTACAAATGTTCTGCTGCTTCTGACGCGTTGATGGCGTCTAATGAGAATTTAAAGAACCTCAGTGCAGAAAGAAACTCAGCTGACGCTCTCTTTCGCCGTGAAGTGGAAGAGTTGAAGTCTCTATTGGCTGCTCGAGATGGAGAACTGGAGGCAAGTAGAAAAGAGTTAAAGGCCAAAAAGAAGGAGctagaaacaaaagagaaagcgCGGCTAATGTTGGTTCGGGCTCGGGAGGATGATATTCGTGGTCTTCGTGCTAAAATAGGAAGTTTGGTGCAGGAGCGAGATGAGGCAGTAGTAAAAGCTGAACATCTAGATAAGGAACTCCAAGATGATAGGTTAAGAAACCGAGTTGGGAATGGATCTCACGAGTCCAATGAAGACATGGACTCGGACAAGCTCGAACCCATGTCTCAGGAGTTCAATGAAGACACGGACTCGGAAGATCTCCAAAGCCTTGAGGACTTCAAGAAAACCTGGGAACGTATTAGAGAGAATTGGATAACAAGCATTAAAAACTTAAAGCAAGTGGGGATTCTTGCCACCATCGCATCAGGTATCACCAATCAGTACCAAGTGTATCGTCGATGGGAGAGGCAGGGTACTCTACTAGGTTGGGAGCTTGAGGTCGCAGCAGAAAAATACCACAACCTTCGCGCGTTTCTTGATAAGGTCGGGCAGAGCGACGTTTACCCCTCTGTAGAAGTGTATGAGAAGAGCTGGAACGATGTTCTTGCTAGCCATCGCCCACCTGTGGTGACTCGTGAAGACGCCTCTTCCCCAGCAGTCACAGTAAGCACTAAGCGTAAGAACCGGAAAAGGGTCCGGCGCAACGACTCATAA
- the LOC104726697 gene encoding uncharacterized protein LOC104726697, whose translation MSPGQLPSDSIKVVPGRSKLRVESSNPVPRGNPISRPSKVKLISPVEAMKLSSGSNVMPVSPVKRARATYQVPNSVPVRRTTQTPTRPVLARSTSEVPRHVPGRSPPEAPRPVPAQPTPKTPIHVPSRPTSEAPRHVPGRPPPEAPRPVATQATPKAPIHVSSRPISEAPRPVQARPTPEAPRHVPPRSTLEAPRPVAAQPTPKAPIHVPSSPISEAPRVQARSTPEAPRHVPARPTPEAPRRVLAFPAEGFRKKIVCGLRALSLTTPPVRQDTNPRLLQSKTIEPPTSPRSLQIRSRIKQQAANATQVVEGTIVEVGDKAKDYGFKEIRQSVSNEELSELLLFLPAQHPTWNGRIMDSATPPEFDCEFLAKPASNITRKALRLSKAIPALLKVELLPTCHILIDLFGRIPTLLNVEVYLFPDEKKTERFKEEYTHLFEAIATRNAMIKIGINATELLIFSSTLLDNTSQFLINTQKKTEYFLWGFFLQTKNLLTLVPGTASQIDKESDDGDVIDMDIDTECLTANVALKLIAESQNTPSRSPEKLSKQASLPPGFEKIWAPPLAKLNIQGTLNTLTDQTVSSGIVRNQSGKWLFGYIRCHKSISEVAAGLLAIYHGLKFLWDSGFRRIQLETTSFEIINALATKSYLCPKRRTILRSCKDMILREWECDIYQISKEENSCAEWLASRSEEQPQGLVFFEYPPRGLVDLLEKDQLAAR comes from the exons ATGAGTCCTGGTCAGTTGCCATCAGATTCGATCAAAGTAGTTCCTGGTAGGAGTAAGCTGAGGGTTGAATCTTCAAATCCAGTTCCCAGAGGGAATCCAATATCTAGACCTTCTAAAGTTAAGTTGATTTCACCCGTGGAAGCTATGAAACTTTCATCTGGAAGCAATGTGATGCCGGTTTCTCCTGTTAAGCGTGCTCGTGCAACTTATCAAGTACCAAACTCTGTCCCAGTTCGTCGAACTACTCAAACACCAACAAGACCTGTCCTGGCTCGATCAACTTCTGAAGTACCAAGACATGTACCGGGTCGTTCACCTCCTGAAGCACCAAGACCTGTTCCGGCTCAACCAACTCCTAAAACACCAATACATGTCCCGTCTCGGCCAACTTCTGAAGCACCAAGACATGTACCGGGTCGTCCACCTCCTGAAGCACCAAGACCTGTTGCGACTCAAGCAACTCCTAAAGCACCAATACATGTCTCGTCTCGTCCGATTTCTGAAGCCCCAAGACCTGTCCAGGCTCGTCCAACTCCTGAAGCACCAAGACATGTCCCGCCTCGTTCAACTCTTGAAGCACCAAGACCTGTTGCGGCTCAACCAACTCCTAAAGCACCAATACATGTCCCGTCTAGTCCAATTTCTGAAGCACCAAGAGTCCAGGCTCGTTCAACTCCTGAAGCACCAAGACATGTCCCGGCTCGTCCAACTCCTGAAGCACCAAGACGCGTCTTGGCTTTTCCTGCAGAaggtttcagaaaaaaaatcgtTTGCGGTCTTCGAGCTCTGAGTCTGACTACTCCACCAGTGAGACAGGATACCAATCCAAGACTCCTTCAATCAAAGACGATTGAGCCTCCTACTAGTCCACGTTCTTTGCAGATTCGTtcaagaatcaaacaacaagctgCTAATGCTACACAAGTTGTAGAAG GGACAATTGTGGAAGTTGGTGATAAAGCTAAAGATTATGGTTTCAAAGAGATACGTCAATCAGTCTCTAATGAAGAACTATCGGAGCTACTTCTATTTCTACCAGCTCAGCACCCTACTTGGAA CGGACGCATTATGGATTCTGCCACACCACCTGAGTTTGACTGCGAGTTTTTGGCTAAACCGGCATCCAATATCACGAGGAAGGCACTTAGACTTTCCAAGGCGATTCCTGCATTACTCAAGGTCGAATTGCTTCCTACATGCCACATTCTTATTGATCTGTTTGGCAGAATCCCAACGCTATTGAATGTCGAAGTGTACCTTTTCCCAGatgagaagaaaacagagag gtttaaagaagaatatACTCATCTGTTTGAGGCTATAGCAACTCGCAATGCCATGATTAAAATTGGTATAAACGCCACTGAGTTGTTGATATTTTCCTCGACGCTATTGGACAATACCTCCCAGT TTCTCATCAATACGCAGAAGAAAACAGAATACTTCCTTTGGGGCTTTTTTCTCCAGACCAAAAACTTACTTACACTTGTTCCCGGAACTGCTTCTCAAATTGATAAAGAGTCTGATGATGGGGATGTTATTGACATGGATATAGACACTGAATGCCTTACCGCGAATGTGGCTCTGAAGCTTATTGCAGAATCACAAAACACTCCCTCAAGATCACCGGAGAAGTTGAGCAAACAAGCAAGTTTACCTCCTGGTTTCGAGAAGATATGGGCACCACCCTTGGCGAAACTTAATATACAAGGAACTTTAAACACTTTGACTGATCAAACCGTGTCCTCTGGAATAGTGCGTAACCAATCAGGGAAGTGGTTGTTTGGGTACATTAGGTGCCATAAGAGCATCTCTGAAGTGGCAGCTGGGCTACTGGCTATATACCATGGCCTGAAATTTTTGTGGGACAGCGGTTTCCGAAGAATCCAATTGGAGACAACAAGCTTTGAGATCATCAATGCTCTAGCAACAAAATCGTACCTGTGTCCTAAAAGAAGAACAATCCTAAGATCGTGCAAGGACATGATCTTGAGGGAATGGGAGTGTGACATTTACCAAATCTCCAAAGAAGAGAACTCGTGTGCAGAATGGCTAGCCAGCAGATCAGAAGAACAGCCTCAAGGATTAGTTTTCTTCGAATACCCTCCTCGAGGCCTTGTGGATCTTCTGGAGAAAGACCAGCTTGCAGCTAGATAA
- the LOC104726699 gene encoding uncharacterized protein LOC104726699 isoform X1: MKSICETCGHQGWKELLVTCSKCRIACEHRYCMRGNSFETSIHFVCADCSMRPVQNKPTSGSIKAVPRSIRNKVRVESSNPVPKWKKIPETSKMKLISPDEVRKLSCGGNKSIFKVPRPVSARSATGLTKETAWFPRARSFNSSVAAHKTNSTLRPPKNVEPRSPRTPQIRPGFIRQSSKAQAVVEGSKSKVGDGAKYHGSNEICRSILSDKLLQLLPYRPALQPTWKGRIMDSGTPSEFNGEFLAQPASKVRAKAYRLSKGIPVVLKVKLVPIGNLLNDLFVNRNPGLSDVEMYIFPYDKNTKRFTEERDYLFEAMRTRNAMIKINVNGTPLLIFSSKLLDKSSQIIIKMQKKTNNFLWGIFLLTKKSLALLPGTSSQTSRQ, from the exons ATG AAGTCAATTTGTGAAACATGTGGACATCAAGGATGGAAGGAGTTACTTGTAACTTGCTCGAAATGCCGTATAGCCTGTGAACACCG TTATTGCATGCGGGGAAATTCATTTGAGACCTCAATACATTTTGTCTGTGCTGATTGTTCGATGAGACCTGTTCAAAACAAACCTACTTCAGGTTCTATCAAAGCAGTACCTAGAAGTATTAGGAATAAGGTGCGGGTAGAGTCCTCCAATCCAGTTCCCAAATGGAAAAAAATTCCTGAAACATCAAAGATGAAGTTGATTTCACCAGACGAAGTCAGAAAACTTTCATGTGGAGGcaataaatcaatttttaaagTACCAAGACCAGTTTCAGCTCGTTCTGCAACGGGCTTAACAAAAGAAACTGCTTGGTTTCCAAGAGCTAGGAGTTTTAATTCTTCAGTGGCGGCTCACAAAACCAATTCAACCCTCCGTCCACCTAAAAATGTTGAGCCTCGTAGTCCACGTACTCCGCAAATTCGTCCAGGATTCATAAGACAATCTTCTAAGGCACAAGCAGTAGTAGAAG GATCAAAATCGAAAGTTGGTGATGGAGCTAAATATCACGGTTCCAACGAGATATGCCGATCAATCTTATCAGATAAATTGTTGCAATTACTTCCATATCGTCCAGCTTTGCAGCCCACTTGGAA GGGACGCATTATGGACTCTGGTACACCATCTGAATTTAATGGCGAGTTCTTAGCTCAACCGGCATCTAAAGTCCGTGCAAAGGCCTACAGACTTTCAAAGGGGATTCCTGTCGTACTCAAGGTCAAATTGGTTCCTATAGGCAATCTTCTGAATGATTTGTTTGTGAACAGAAACCCTGGGCTTTCAGATGTCGAGATGTACATTTTCCCATATgacaagaacacaaaaag GTTTACCGAGGAACGTGATTATCTCTTTGAGGCCATGAGGACTCGCAATGCCATGATCAAAATTAACGTCAATGGCACACCACTGTTGATATTCTCTTCAAAACTACTGGACAAGTCCTCCCAGA TTATCATCAAGatgcagaagaaaacaaataacttTCTTTGGGGAATTTTTCTCCTAACAAAAAAGTCTTTAGCACTTCTTCCAGGAACTTCCAGTCAAACTTCCAGACAATGA
- the LOC104726699 gene encoding uncharacterized protein LOC104726699 isoform X2, with protein MKSICETCGHQGWKELLVTCSKCRIACEHRYCMRGNSFETSIHFVCADCSMRPVQNKPTSGSIKAVPRSIRNKVRVESSNPVPKWKKIPETSKMKLISPDEVRKLSCGGNKSIFKVPRPVSARSATGLTKETAWFPRARSFNSSVAAHKTNSTLRPPKNVEPRSPRTPQIRPGFIRQSSKAQAVVEGSKSKVGDGAKYHGSNEICRSILSDKLLQLLPYRPALQPTWKGRIMDSGTPSEFNGEFLAQPASKVRAKAYRLSKGIPVVLKVKLVPIGNLLNDLFVNRNPGLSDVEMYIFPYDKNTKRFTEERDYLFEAMRTRNAMIKINVNGTPLLIFSSKLLDKSSQSKPNAFLQIFHWLQE; from the exons ATG AAGTCAATTTGTGAAACATGTGGACATCAAGGATGGAAGGAGTTACTTGTAACTTGCTCGAAATGCCGTATAGCCTGTGAACACCG TTATTGCATGCGGGGAAATTCATTTGAGACCTCAATACATTTTGTCTGTGCTGATTGTTCGATGAGACCTGTTCAAAACAAACCTACTTCAGGTTCTATCAAAGCAGTACCTAGAAGTATTAGGAATAAGGTGCGGGTAGAGTCCTCCAATCCAGTTCCCAAATGGAAAAAAATTCCTGAAACATCAAAGATGAAGTTGATTTCACCAGACGAAGTCAGAAAACTTTCATGTGGAGGcaataaatcaatttttaaagTACCAAGACCAGTTTCAGCTCGTTCTGCAACGGGCTTAACAAAAGAAACTGCTTGGTTTCCAAGAGCTAGGAGTTTTAATTCTTCAGTGGCGGCTCACAAAACCAATTCAACCCTCCGTCCACCTAAAAATGTTGAGCCTCGTAGTCCACGTACTCCGCAAATTCGTCCAGGATTCATAAGACAATCTTCTAAGGCACAAGCAGTAGTAGAAG GATCAAAATCGAAAGTTGGTGATGGAGCTAAATATCACGGTTCCAACGAGATATGCCGATCAATCTTATCAGATAAATTGTTGCAATTACTTCCATATCGTCCAGCTTTGCAGCCCACTTGGAA GGGACGCATTATGGACTCTGGTACACCATCTGAATTTAATGGCGAGTTCTTAGCTCAACCGGCATCTAAAGTCCGTGCAAAGGCCTACAGACTTTCAAAGGGGATTCCTGTCGTACTCAAGGTCAAATTGGTTCCTATAGGCAATCTTCTGAATGATTTGTTTGTGAACAGAAACCCTGGGCTTTCAGATGTCGAGATGTACATTTTCCCATATgacaagaacacaaaaag GTTTACCGAGGAACGTGATTATCTCTTTGAGGCCATGAGGACTCGCAATGCCATGATCAAAATTAACGTCAATGGCACACCACTGTTGATATTCTCTTCAAAACTACTGGACAAGTCCTCCCAGAGTAAGCCTAATGCATTCTTGCAGATTTTTCATTGGCTTCAAGAATGA